In Ilumatobacter fluminis, the following proteins share a genomic window:
- a CDS encoding ABC transporter ATP-binding protein, with amino-acid sequence MFETVSSEPAEPTDIVVLDGVDKTYTGGRSVVHALQSVDLSVRSGTLLAVHGRSGSGKTTLLNVIGGLDRPDAGRVEVCGLDLVSASDAELTELRRRSVAFVFQGFGLLPMLSAAENVEVPLRLQGITERRERVEELLDVVGLGGRADHRPNELSGGEQQRVAIARALAADPQLLVADEPTGQLDSRTGAEIMKLIVAVAAERDIAVVVATHDLSIIDDADHRVELQDGHVIAELTP; translated from the coding sequence ATGTTCGAGACCGTTTCGTCGGAGCCGGCGGAGCCCACCGACATCGTCGTGCTCGACGGGGTCGACAAGACGTACACGGGCGGGCGTTCGGTCGTCCATGCGCTGCAGTCGGTCGATCTGTCGGTTCGTTCCGGCACCCTGCTCGCGGTGCACGGACGGTCCGGGTCGGGCAAGACGACCCTGCTGAATGTGATCGGCGGACTCGACCGGCCCGACGCCGGACGGGTCGAGGTGTGCGGCCTCGATCTCGTGTCGGCGTCCGACGCCGAACTGACCGAGTTGCGACGGCGCAGCGTCGCGTTCGTGTTCCAGGGTTTCGGTCTCCTGCCGATGCTCAGCGCCGCCGAGAATGTCGAGGTGCCGCTCCGGCTCCAGGGCATCACCGAGCGCCGCGAGCGGGTCGAGGAACTGCTCGACGTCGTCGGCCTCGGCGGTCGGGCCGATCACCGTCCGAACGAGTTGTCGGGTGGCGAGCAGCAGCGAGTCGCGATCGCGCGTGCCCTCGCTGCCGATCCGCAGCTGCTCGTCGCCGACGAGCCGACCGGCCAGCTCGACTCTCGGACCGGCGCCGAGATCATGAAGCTGATCGTCGCCGTGGCGGCAGAGCGCGACATCGCCGTGGTCGTCGCCACCCACGACC
- a CDS encoding ABC transporter ATP-binding protein encodes MVQFVTHERTRTRSGVRCEGLVRIFKTAEIEVVALQGLDLHVDPGEIITVVGASGSGKSTLLNVLGGLDEPTAGTAVVGSHDLMRMSGAERNEFRRDVVGFVWQQTSRNLQPYLDARRNVEFPLAIAGVSRRTRRIRAEQLLELVGLIDRADHRPSELSGGEQQRVAIAVALANDPQLLLADEPTGELDVATAIEVFGVLRRVNEELGVTAVIVTHDPLVSQQVDRTVSIRDGRISSEIVREGAGLDASRVIAREFSVLDSAGRLQLPEHYLAALDLQRRVRLELEPDHVGVWRDVETDEAAWAKPEEHDQGGLS; translated from the coding sequence ATGGTCCAGTTCGTGACGCACGAACGCACCCGCACCCGCAGCGGCGTTCGCTGCGAGGGGCTGGTGCGCATCTTCAAGACGGCCGAGATCGAGGTCGTCGCGCTCCAGGGGCTCGACCTGCACGTCGATCCCGGCGAGATCATCACCGTCGTCGGTGCGTCCGGTTCGGGCAAGTCGACACTGCTCAACGTGTTGGGCGGGCTCGACGAGCCGACCGCCGGGACCGCCGTCGTCGGGTCGCACGACCTGATGCGGATGTCGGGCGCCGAACGCAACGAGTTCCGTCGGGACGTCGTCGGGTTCGTCTGGCAGCAGACGTCGCGCAACCTCCAGCCGTACCTCGACGCCCGACGCAACGTCGAGTTCCCGCTCGCGATCGCCGGCGTGTCGCGGCGGACGCGACGCATCAGGGCCGAGCAGCTGCTCGAGCTCGTGGGTCTGATCGACCGAGCCGACCATCGACCGAGTGAACTGTCGGGTGGCGAGCAGCAGCGCGTGGCGATCGCCGTCGCGCTGGCGAACGACCCGCAGCTCCTTCTCGCCGACGAGCCCACCGGCGAGCTCGACGTCGCCACAGCGATCGAGGTCTTCGGAGTGCTCCGTCGCGTCAACGAGGAACTCGGAGTGACGGCGGTGATCGTCACCCACGATCCGCTCGTGTCCCAGCAGGTCGACCGGACCGTGTCGATCAGAGACGGTCGCATCAGCTCCGAGATCGTCCGGGAAGGAGCCGGGCTCGACGCGTCACGGGTGATTGCCCGCGAGTTCTCGGTGCTCGATTCGGCCGGCCGTCTCCAACTGCCCGAGCACTACCTGGCAGCCCTCGATCTGCAGCGACGGGTGCGGCTCGAGCTGGAACCCGACCACGTCGGCGTGTGGCGAGACGTCGAGACCGACGAGGCAGCCTGGGCGAAACCGGAAGAGCACGACCAAGGCGGGCTGTCGTGA